The Haloarcula laminariae sequence CTGGCCAGCGGTCGTCCCGACACGAACACCGTCGACGTTGGACATTTCGAGGTCGTGAATAGCGGTCCGGAAAGGCGTGCCGTCGACGAGGACACGGTGAACGATGGTGCGGATGGGATCGGTCCCGTACCTATCGACGACAGTCGCCATCATCTCGTCGAGATGTGCGTCCCGGTGCTCCGTCCGGGGATGCTGTGCGCGCTCGAGGGTGAGTTCGACCACGTCATCAACTGATGCGTGCTCGGGATTCTTGGTTCGTTCACAAACGTCGTAGAGAGCGTCGTTATCGGACATTCCAAATCACTTCGAAGGATCCTCCATGGTGTCAGGGCTCCTTGAGCAACGAGCGAGCTCGCTGCACGTAACTGTTCGCGCCCCAGCTACGGGCGTTGCTAATCTCATCGAGGAGCATCCGCGCATCGGCAACTGATAGGTGTTCAGTTCGAACGAGAACCGAGAGCAGTGTCGGTGTTGTGACGAGTCGGGTATCAGCAAGTGAGGCGTGGATCAAGCCAAGTTGGTTGAACTCGTCACAGAGGAAGAGCGCAGCGTCGAGATCGTTCGCGAGGGTGACAGCCGCGTTTTCACCGTCATCGAGCGGAAACTCGGCATCGAGGTCGACCGACTGTGTCGTGAATGACTCCGTTTGGTCGAGGACGGCGGACGCGGCGTGTCCATGGACGTCCTCGTAGGATGCAATCTCTCGGAGTTCATCGATGACCGCCGTTGGGACGACGACCTCGTACCGGGAGAGACAGAGTGCGAGTGGATCGGGATCGTCGTCAGTAACGATGCCGAGACTCACGAGGGCGGAGGCGTCTGCGATAAGCCGCGACATCTATGCGTCGGCGACCTCGTCGACGAAGTCCTCGTCCAACTGCTGTTTCAACACTCGGAGATTTGCCGCCTCCTCGGCGCCGACGAGCGCTTTGAGTTGCTCGAAGGTAATCTCATCGTCGTAATAGGCGGCAGCGATCTCCTGGGTGAGTGCGTCGTCGTGAGCGGCGTCCTGGAGGTACTCCCGAAGCGCGGTCACGAGGATGTCTGTTCGGTCTTCCCCGAGGACTGCGGCCAGTGCGTCGGCCCGGTCGATGAGCCGATCGGGGGCCCGAAACTGCACGCGCTTCTTATCGGTGCTCATAATGTGTACATTGTGAGCCAACGCACTTAGCCGTTTTCGTGTGTACGATGTGAGCCTCACGCGGCCAAGCGTCACTCGGCCACGAGGTGCTCCGTGAGGTCACGCGTCCAGTACGTCGCGAGCCCACCAGGGCTACAGCGAGCACACAGTTGGACCGGCCCCTCGAGACGGCCGAGTTCGACGCGGAACCGGGTAAGTGCCGCGAGGGCGTCGACGACCAGTCCGCACCCGTCGCAGGCGTGGTGGTCGCGCTCGTCGGGATCCGACCGCGTCTGGGTGGCGCAGTCGACACAGATTGGGTGCGTCACCCGTTCGTCTTTCCCCCACGTATGCGCCTCGCCCATCTCTGCACCGGGCGGTGAATCGCAGAACGCACACCCAGAAAGCGTCTGTTGCATCAGTTGTCCTCCGCGTCGGCGTCGGTGGCAGCCCGCCAGCCACGATGGAACACGGCGAGCTGGGTGATCGATTCGAAGGGCTTGCTACTGGGCTCGTGGACGAGAATGCGTTGGTCAGGGATCGGCGTCACCACATCGTCCTCGACGAGGTCACCAACGAGACGGCGGGCAGTCGCCTCGTCGATGTCCGCCGTCGCGACCCGGGACGCATCCCGGTCCTGTGCAACGAGTTCGGTTTCGAGCCGGTTGTAGTCGCCTGTCGTGTCGTCGATGGTATCTTGACCAGACATAGGAATCACGCTTCTGCACGCGCTTCGAGCGCGCCCCACGCCTCTTGGCGCCGATAGACACACCTGCGGTGCGGGCACGATGTCCTCCGTCAGCGATCTGCCTTCAGCTAGCCTCGTTTCTGGTTGGAAGGGAGCATGACGCTACTCCAACACCTACTGTGAGCCACCCCTTGCTGTCGGTCTGTTAGAGTGCGATCACGAGCCCGGTCACGAGTGTCACGAGTCCGAGTGCCATCCACGTCGTCCGCGCTGCAAGGCGCTGCCAAACCCGCCTCCCCAGCTGACGGAGTTGATCACGGAGGGCTGCCCGCCGTTCTGTTTCGAGGACCGCGACTTCGTCGTAGTAATCGCGGCGATCTGCGGGAAGCGTCCGGAGTATCGTCTGGCACTCGCTGCAGGTGTATTCGAACTCTGCTCGGACGTGCTGGCGGCGGAATTCTTGCTCGCCGCCCTCGTCGTAGCCGGTGACCTCGTACACGAGGAGTTTTGAGACGAAGCGACGGTTCCCACACTCCGGACATTGGTCCATCCTGAGCGTTGGTGTTCCATCCTCGCTGCTCGTATCGTCTGGCCAGGATGTCTGTGGCTCTGTGTCCTCGGTCTCTCGGGGTGGGCTCGTGTGGTTTTCTGACGGCGATGCACTCGCTGTCTCGGAGTTACTAAACGTAGACATGGATTCACCTGTGACCGCGCTCAGTTGACACCAGGCTGGACACCACGGCGGCTTTCGTGTGGTGCCCATCGGGCTGAGCGCCGTCACCCTTGGTCGGCGCGATAAACGCCACTGCGAGGGAGTCGTCTAGTCGTCCCACAGTGCTGCAATCCGGTCTTCGATCTCGTCGAGGACCAGTTGCAGGACATCACGATGGTCGACCGGCAGGAGTCATCGTCACCGGGCGTCGGGGCGGTGGGTGGGGGATGGAGCACGATATAACGAGCGCGTTGGGTAATCCGCCTTCGTTCACGGAACCAGGGCTCTGGAAGTAGTTTCCTCAGACAGGGATGATTGTCCTGACGTTTCAGTCCCCGCTGCTACTCAGACCGACCACCGAAGAATCGACGCAACATGGAGGCTGGCTCTGGGTCATCACCGGTCTCGTCACCCGTGCCGGATTCTTCCTTGTGGGATTGCGTAGTCTCCTGGTCACGAGCCGCGAGTCCGTCGGTGAGCCGCTCAATTTCTGCTTCGAGGGTCTCGATCCGCTCAGTCTTCTGTTCGAGTGTTGCCTC is a genomic window containing:
- a CDS encoding DUF7558 family protein, translated to MQQTLSGCAFCDSPPGAEMGEAHTWGKDERVTHPICVDCATQTRSDPDERDHHACDGCGLVVDALAALTRFRVELGRLEGPVQLCARCSPGGLATYWTRDLTEHLVAE